In Sander lucioperca isolate FBNREF2018 chromosome 21, SLUC_FBN_1.2, whole genome shotgun sequence, the following proteins share a genomic window:
- the unkl gene encoding putative E3 ubiquitin-protein ligase UNKL isoform X1, whose product MPSVSKTAANASPQTEKPTHYTYLKEFRTEQCPLFLQHKCTQHRPFTCFHWHFLNQRRRRPIRRRDGTFNYSPDVYCTKYDETTGICPDGDDCPYLHRTTGDTERKYHLRYYKTGTCIHETDARGHCVKNGLHCAFAHGPHDLRPPVYDIREIQAQEALQNGQLGSGEGIPDLQPGVLASQAMIEKTLTEDPRWQDTNFVLANYKTDQCTKPPRLCRQGYACPHYHNSRDRRRNPRKFKYRSTPCPNVKHGDEWGEPSKCDSGDSCQYCHSRTEQQFHPEIYKSTKCNDMRQTGYCPRGPFCAFAHVERIPSTEETMSSLLTVIQSSSQSQLGSQQYSECPVSEWNSGGSSTTSATSSNGQVGNVSCSNSSTVTPSSGNDSLLSPVGSISRSKPLTNSSLCSESTTSSVSSLTSNYPKAPGFEREDQIKNKGQLDQKLMDQEKQTQHNVFSAVNPLASSFTSSITSSLASSIGSDSSSPTTLSTMNAKATPFYPGSNTVESVIGSALDLNFSDINVASLDKEFEEQDNSVGLASQRVLGGSAPVNIPGSLARSSSFNSSSSLSTSPLSSLSQSLSQSLLSGTLSQQNQPSNMLAKQEHGLLGTPTSSSQNSLGLNGGASSIWDFVSGSFSPSPSPVFSSLTSGTSSADLARLFRDLDEAKRKIKQWEEAWHQVKQAFEACQKDAHEAKEQAKTAETERQLAEQKWEETERKLKELQGDFDVLCRTPGTPLLRNYGELDELPMSKLHSIQSQLRNDLDLIDGVIYQLQSKKCIVCQKHDRCIVLQPCQHYVLCETCAPSKTECPYCRTKILKW is encoded by the exons ATGCCGTCTGTTTCGAAAACGGCGGCCAATGCGTCTCCTCAAACCGAGAAACCGACCCACTATAC ATACTTGAAGGAGTTCAGGACAGAGCAGTGTCCGTTGTTCCTCCAGCACAAGTGTACGCAGCACAGACCCTTTACGTGCTTTCATTGGCATTTTCTCAACCAGCGGCGTAGACGACCCATTAGAAGAAGAGACGGAACTTTTAACTACAGCCCGGACGTGTACTGCACGAAATACGACGAGACCACAGGCATTTGCCCAGATGGGGATGA CTGTCCTTATTTACACCGGACAACTGGTGACACAGAGCGCAAGTACCATCTACGCTATTACAAGACTGGCACTTGTATCCATGAGACAGATGCTCGAGGGCATTGTGTGAAGAATGGCCTCCACTGTGCGTTTGCTCATGGGCCACATGATCTCCGACCTCCAGTCTATGATATCAG AGAGATTCAAGCACAAGAGGCCCTTCAAAATGGACAGTTGGGATCTGGGGAAGGTATTCCTGATCTGCAGCCTGGTGTATTAGCCAGCCAAGCTATGATTGAGAAAACCCTGACAGAAGACCCCCGGTGGCAAG ATACCAACTTTGTTTTAGCCAACTATAAAACAGATCAGTGTACTAAGCCCCCAAGACTATGCAGACAGGGCTACGCTTGCCCCCACTACCACAACAGTAGAGATCGAAGACGAAATCCTAGAAAGTTCAAATATAG GTCAACTCCCTGCCCTAATGTGAAACATGGGGATGAATGGGGCGAACCCTCAAAGTGTGACAGTGGAGACAGTTGCCAGTATTGTCACTCTCGCACTGAACAGCAGTTTCACCCAGAG ATCTACAAATCTACCAAATGCAATGATATGAGACAAACAGGATACTGCCCCAGAGGACCGTTTTGTGCATTTGCACATGTAGAAA gAATTCCCTCTACAGAGGAGACCATGAGCTCATTGCTAACAGTGATTCAGTCAAGTTCACAGTCCCAGCTGGGCTCTCAGCAGTATTCAGAGTGTCCAGTCAGTGAGTGGAACAGTGGAGGCAGCTCCACCACCAGCGCAACCAGTAGCAACGGACAAGTAGGAAAT GTTTCATGTTCTAATAGCTCAACTGTAACTCCAAGCTCAGGAAACGACAGTTTGTTATCCCCAGTGGGATCCATCAGCAGGTCCAAACCCTTAACTAATAGTAGTTTATGTTCAGAGTCCACCACATCCAGTGTCTCATCTCTGACGTCTAACTATCCTAAAGCTCCGGGCTTTGAACGTGAGGATCAG ATTAAGAACAAGGGGCAGTTGGATCAGAAATTGATGGACCAAGAAAAACAG acaCAGCATAATGTATTCTCTGCGGTTAACCCTTTGGCATCAAGCTTTACCTCCAGTATAACATCCAGCTTGGCCTCTAGTATTGGCTCCGATAGTTCTTCACCCACCACCTTATCAACAATGAATGCAAAAGCCACTCCTTTCTATCCAGGGAGCAACACAGTGGAGTCTGTCATAG GATCCGCTCTGGACCTTAACTTCAGTGACATTAATGTTGCATCTCTTGATAAGGAGTTTGAGGAGCAAGACAACAGTGTAGGATTGGCAA GTCAAAGGGTGCTAGGTGGATCTGCTCCAGTTAACATTCCTGGCTCGCTGGCACGATCGTCTTCTTTTAATTCCTCGTCTTCGCTCTCCACCTCCCCGCTAAGCTCCCTCTCCCAGTCGCTGTCGCAGTCCCTGCTGTCTGGGACACTATCGCAGCAAAATCAACCTTCAAACATGTTAGCCAAGCAAGAGCATGGCCTCCTGGGAACACCCACCTCTTCTTCCCAGAATTCTTTGG GCTTGAATGGAGGGGCTAGCAGCATTTGGGACTTTGTAAGTGGCAGCTTTTCACCGAGTCCATCTCCAGTTTTCAGCAGCCTAACCTCTGGAACCAGCAGTGCTGATCTGGCCCGCCTTTTTAGAGATCTGGACGAGGCCaagaggaaaataaaacaatggGAGGAGGCCTGGCATCAGGTCAAACAA GCCTTTGAAGCTTGCCAGAAAGACGCTCATGAAGCAAAGGAACAAGCAAAAACGGCCGAGACAGAGCGGCAGCTGGCAGAACAAAAATGGGAGGAAACAGAGCGCAAACTGAAGGAGCTCCAAGGGGACTTTGATGTGCTTTGTCGTACCCCTGGAACACCTCTTCTACGTAACTATGGAGAGCTGGATGAGCTCCCCATGTCAAAGCTTCACTCCATCCAGAGTCAGCTGCGTAATGACCTAGACCTTATAGACGGG GTAATATATCAGCTTCAGTCAAAGAAATGTATAGTTTGCCAAAAGCATGATCGTTGCATTGTTCTGCAGCCTTGCCAACATTATGTACTATGTGAGACCTGTGCACCTAGTAAAACAGAATGTCCCTACTGTAGAACAAAAATATTGAAGTGGTGA
- the unkl gene encoding putative E3 ubiquitin-protein ligase UNKL isoform X3 gives MPSVSKTAANASPQTEKPTHYTYLKEFRTEQCPLFLQHKCTQHRPFTCFHWHFLNQRRRRPIRRRDGTFNYSPDVYCTKYDETTGICPDGDDCPYLHRTTGDTERKYHLRYYKTGTCIHETDARGHCVKNGLHCAFAHGPHDLRPPVYDIREIQAQEALQNGQLGSGEGIPDLQPGVLASQAMIEKTLTEDPRWQDTNFVLANYKTDQCTKPPRLCRQGYACPHYHNSRDRRRNPRKFKYRSTPCPNVKHGDEWGEPSKCDSGDSCQYCHSRTEQQFHPEIYKSTKCNDMRQTGYCPRGPFCAFAHVERIPSTEETMSSLLTVIQSSSQSQLGSQQYSECPVSEWNSGGSSTTSATSSNGQVGNIKNKGQLDQKLMDQEKQTQHNVFSAVNPLASSFTSSITSSLASSIGSDSSSPTTLSTMNAKATPFYPGSNTVESVIGSALDLNFSDINVASLDKEFEEQDNSVGLASQRVLGGSAPVNIPGSLARSSSFNSSSSLSTSPLSSLSQSLSQSLLSGTLSQQNQPSNMLAKQEHGLLGTPTSSSQNSLGLNGGASSIWDFVSGSFSPSPSPVFSSLTSGTSSADLARLFRDLDEAKRKIKQWEEAWHQVKQAFEACQKDAHEAKEQAKTAETERQLAEQKWEETERKLKELQGDFDVLCRTPGTPLLRNYGELDELPMSKLHSIQSQLRNDLDLIDGVIYQLQSKKCIVCQKHDRCIVLQPCQHYVLCETCAPSKTECPYCRTKILKW, from the exons ATGCCGTCTGTTTCGAAAACGGCGGCCAATGCGTCTCCTCAAACCGAGAAACCGACCCACTATAC ATACTTGAAGGAGTTCAGGACAGAGCAGTGTCCGTTGTTCCTCCAGCACAAGTGTACGCAGCACAGACCCTTTACGTGCTTTCATTGGCATTTTCTCAACCAGCGGCGTAGACGACCCATTAGAAGAAGAGACGGAACTTTTAACTACAGCCCGGACGTGTACTGCACGAAATACGACGAGACCACAGGCATTTGCCCAGATGGGGATGA CTGTCCTTATTTACACCGGACAACTGGTGACACAGAGCGCAAGTACCATCTACGCTATTACAAGACTGGCACTTGTATCCATGAGACAGATGCTCGAGGGCATTGTGTGAAGAATGGCCTCCACTGTGCGTTTGCTCATGGGCCACATGATCTCCGACCTCCAGTCTATGATATCAG AGAGATTCAAGCACAAGAGGCCCTTCAAAATGGACAGTTGGGATCTGGGGAAGGTATTCCTGATCTGCAGCCTGGTGTATTAGCCAGCCAAGCTATGATTGAGAAAACCCTGACAGAAGACCCCCGGTGGCAAG ATACCAACTTTGTTTTAGCCAACTATAAAACAGATCAGTGTACTAAGCCCCCAAGACTATGCAGACAGGGCTACGCTTGCCCCCACTACCACAACAGTAGAGATCGAAGACGAAATCCTAGAAAGTTCAAATATAG GTCAACTCCCTGCCCTAATGTGAAACATGGGGATGAATGGGGCGAACCCTCAAAGTGTGACAGTGGAGACAGTTGCCAGTATTGTCACTCTCGCACTGAACAGCAGTTTCACCCAGAG ATCTACAAATCTACCAAATGCAATGATATGAGACAAACAGGATACTGCCCCAGAGGACCGTTTTGTGCATTTGCACATGTAGAAA gAATTCCCTCTACAGAGGAGACCATGAGCTCATTGCTAACAGTGATTCAGTCAAGTTCACAGTCCCAGCTGGGCTCTCAGCAGTATTCAGAGTGTCCAGTCAGTGAGTGGAACAGTGGAGGCAGCTCCACCACCAGCGCAACCAGTAGCAACGGACAAGTAGGAAAT ATTAAGAACAAGGGGCAGTTGGATCAGAAATTGATGGACCAAGAAAAACAG acaCAGCATAATGTATTCTCTGCGGTTAACCCTTTGGCATCAAGCTTTACCTCCAGTATAACATCCAGCTTGGCCTCTAGTATTGGCTCCGATAGTTCTTCACCCACCACCTTATCAACAATGAATGCAAAAGCCACTCCTTTCTATCCAGGGAGCAACACAGTGGAGTCTGTCATAG GATCCGCTCTGGACCTTAACTTCAGTGACATTAATGTTGCATCTCTTGATAAGGAGTTTGAGGAGCAAGACAACAGTGTAGGATTGGCAA GTCAAAGGGTGCTAGGTGGATCTGCTCCAGTTAACATTCCTGGCTCGCTGGCACGATCGTCTTCTTTTAATTCCTCGTCTTCGCTCTCCACCTCCCCGCTAAGCTCCCTCTCCCAGTCGCTGTCGCAGTCCCTGCTGTCTGGGACACTATCGCAGCAAAATCAACCTTCAAACATGTTAGCCAAGCAAGAGCATGGCCTCCTGGGAACACCCACCTCTTCTTCCCAGAATTCTTTGG GCTTGAATGGAGGGGCTAGCAGCATTTGGGACTTTGTAAGTGGCAGCTTTTCACCGAGTCCATCTCCAGTTTTCAGCAGCCTAACCTCTGGAACCAGCAGTGCTGATCTGGCCCGCCTTTTTAGAGATCTGGACGAGGCCaagaggaaaataaaacaatggGAGGAGGCCTGGCATCAGGTCAAACAA GCCTTTGAAGCTTGCCAGAAAGACGCTCATGAAGCAAAGGAACAAGCAAAAACGGCCGAGACAGAGCGGCAGCTGGCAGAACAAAAATGGGAGGAAACAGAGCGCAAACTGAAGGAGCTCCAAGGGGACTTTGATGTGCTTTGTCGTACCCCTGGAACACCTCTTCTACGTAACTATGGAGAGCTGGATGAGCTCCCCATGTCAAAGCTTCACTCCATCCAGAGTCAGCTGCGTAATGACCTAGACCTTATAGACGGG GTAATATATCAGCTTCAGTCAAAGAAATGTATAGTTTGCCAAAAGCATGATCGTTGCATTGTTCTGCAGCCTTGCCAACATTATGTACTATGTGAGACCTGTGCACCTAGTAAAACAGAATGTCCCTACTGTAGAACAAAAATATTGAAGTGGTGA
- the unkl gene encoding putative E3 ubiquitin-protein ligase UNKL isoform X2, which produces MPSVSKTAANASPQTEKPTHYTYLKEFRTEQCPLFLQHKCTQHRPFTCFHWHFLNQRRRRPIRRRDGTFNYSPDVYCTKYDETTGICPDGDDCPYLHRTTGDTERKYHLRYYKTGTCIHETDARGHCVKNGLHCAFAHGPHDLRPPVYDIREIQAQEALQNGQLGSGEGIPDLQPGVLASQAMIEKTLTEDPRWQDTNFVLANYKTDQCTKPPRLCRQGYACPHYHNSRDRRRNPRKFKYRSTPCPNVKHGDEWGEPSKCDSGDSCQYCHSRTEQQFHPEIYKSTKCNDMRQTGYCPRGPFCAFAHVERIPSTEETMSSLLTVIQSSSQSQLGSQQYSECPVSEWNSGGSSTTSATSSNGQVSCSNSSTVTPSSGNDSLLSPVGSISRSKPLTNSSLCSESTTSSVSSLTSNYPKAPGFEREDQIKNKGQLDQKLMDQEKQTQHNVFSAVNPLASSFTSSITSSLASSIGSDSSSPTTLSTMNAKATPFYPGSNTVESVIGSALDLNFSDINVASLDKEFEEQDNSVGLASQRVLGGSAPVNIPGSLARSSSFNSSSSLSTSPLSSLSQSLSQSLLSGTLSQQNQPSNMLAKQEHGLLGTPTSSSQNSLGLNGGASSIWDFVSGSFSPSPSPVFSSLTSGTSSADLARLFRDLDEAKRKIKQWEEAWHQVKQAFEACQKDAHEAKEQAKTAETERQLAEQKWEETERKLKELQGDFDVLCRTPGTPLLRNYGELDELPMSKLHSIQSQLRNDLDLIDGVIYQLQSKKCIVCQKHDRCIVLQPCQHYVLCETCAPSKTECPYCRTKILKW; this is translated from the exons ATGCCGTCTGTTTCGAAAACGGCGGCCAATGCGTCTCCTCAAACCGAGAAACCGACCCACTATAC ATACTTGAAGGAGTTCAGGACAGAGCAGTGTCCGTTGTTCCTCCAGCACAAGTGTACGCAGCACAGACCCTTTACGTGCTTTCATTGGCATTTTCTCAACCAGCGGCGTAGACGACCCATTAGAAGAAGAGACGGAACTTTTAACTACAGCCCGGACGTGTACTGCACGAAATACGACGAGACCACAGGCATTTGCCCAGATGGGGATGA CTGTCCTTATTTACACCGGACAACTGGTGACACAGAGCGCAAGTACCATCTACGCTATTACAAGACTGGCACTTGTATCCATGAGACAGATGCTCGAGGGCATTGTGTGAAGAATGGCCTCCACTGTGCGTTTGCTCATGGGCCACATGATCTCCGACCTCCAGTCTATGATATCAG AGAGATTCAAGCACAAGAGGCCCTTCAAAATGGACAGTTGGGATCTGGGGAAGGTATTCCTGATCTGCAGCCTGGTGTATTAGCCAGCCAAGCTATGATTGAGAAAACCCTGACAGAAGACCCCCGGTGGCAAG ATACCAACTTTGTTTTAGCCAACTATAAAACAGATCAGTGTACTAAGCCCCCAAGACTATGCAGACAGGGCTACGCTTGCCCCCACTACCACAACAGTAGAGATCGAAGACGAAATCCTAGAAAGTTCAAATATAG GTCAACTCCCTGCCCTAATGTGAAACATGGGGATGAATGGGGCGAACCCTCAAAGTGTGACAGTGGAGACAGTTGCCAGTATTGTCACTCTCGCACTGAACAGCAGTTTCACCCAGAG ATCTACAAATCTACCAAATGCAATGATATGAGACAAACAGGATACTGCCCCAGAGGACCGTTTTGTGCATTTGCACATGTAGAAA gAATTCCCTCTACAGAGGAGACCATGAGCTCATTGCTAACAGTGATTCAGTCAAGTTCACAGTCCCAGCTGGGCTCTCAGCAGTATTCAGAGTGTCCAGTCAGTGAGTGGAACAGTGGAGGCAGCTCCACCACCAGCGCAACCAGTAGCAACGGACAA GTTTCATGTTCTAATAGCTCAACTGTAACTCCAAGCTCAGGAAACGACAGTTTGTTATCCCCAGTGGGATCCATCAGCAGGTCCAAACCCTTAACTAATAGTAGTTTATGTTCAGAGTCCACCACATCCAGTGTCTCATCTCTGACGTCTAACTATCCTAAAGCTCCGGGCTTTGAACGTGAGGATCAG ATTAAGAACAAGGGGCAGTTGGATCAGAAATTGATGGACCAAGAAAAACAG acaCAGCATAATGTATTCTCTGCGGTTAACCCTTTGGCATCAAGCTTTACCTCCAGTATAACATCCAGCTTGGCCTCTAGTATTGGCTCCGATAGTTCTTCACCCACCACCTTATCAACAATGAATGCAAAAGCCACTCCTTTCTATCCAGGGAGCAACACAGTGGAGTCTGTCATAG GATCCGCTCTGGACCTTAACTTCAGTGACATTAATGTTGCATCTCTTGATAAGGAGTTTGAGGAGCAAGACAACAGTGTAGGATTGGCAA GTCAAAGGGTGCTAGGTGGATCTGCTCCAGTTAACATTCCTGGCTCGCTGGCACGATCGTCTTCTTTTAATTCCTCGTCTTCGCTCTCCACCTCCCCGCTAAGCTCCCTCTCCCAGTCGCTGTCGCAGTCCCTGCTGTCTGGGACACTATCGCAGCAAAATCAACCTTCAAACATGTTAGCCAAGCAAGAGCATGGCCTCCTGGGAACACCCACCTCTTCTTCCCAGAATTCTTTGG GCTTGAATGGAGGGGCTAGCAGCATTTGGGACTTTGTAAGTGGCAGCTTTTCACCGAGTCCATCTCCAGTTTTCAGCAGCCTAACCTCTGGAACCAGCAGTGCTGATCTGGCCCGCCTTTTTAGAGATCTGGACGAGGCCaagaggaaaataaaacaatggGAGGAGGCCTGGCATCAGGTCAAACAA GCCTTTGAAGCTTGCCAGAAAGACGCTCATGAAGCAAAGGAACAAGCAAAAACGGCCGAGACAGAGCGGCAGCTGGCAGAACAAAAATGGGAGGAAACAGAGCGCAAACTGAAGGAGCTCCAAGGGGACTTTGATGTGCTTTGTCGTACCCCTGGAACACCTCTTCTACGTAACTATGGAGAGCTGGATGAGCTCCCCATGTCAAAGCTTCACTCCATCCAGAGTCAGCTGCGTAATGACCTAGACCTTATAGACGGG GTAATATATCAGCTTCAGTCAAAGAAATGTATAGTTTGCCAAAAGCATGATCGTTGCATTGTTCTGCAGCCTTGCCAACATTATGTACTATGTGAGACCTGTGCACCTAGTAAAACAGAATGTCCCTACTGTAGAACAAAAATATTGAAGTGGTGA
- the unkl gene encoding putative E3 ubiquitin-protein ligase UNKL isoform X4 — protein sequence MPSVSKTAANASPQTEKPTHYTYLKEFRTEQCPLFLQHKCTQHRPFTCFHWHFLNQRRRRPIRRRDGTFNYSPDVYCTKYDETTGICPDGDDCPYLHRTTGDTERKYHLRYYKTGTCIHETDARGHCVKNGLHCAFAHGPHDLRPPVYDIREIQAQEALQNGQLGSGEGIPDLQPGVLASQAMIEKTLTEDPRWQDTNFVLANYKTDQCTKPPRLCRQGYACPHYHNSRDRRRNPRKFKYRSTPCPNVKHGDEWGEPSKCDSGDSCQYCHSRTEQQFHPEIYKSTKCNDMRQTGYCPRGPFCAFAHVERIPSTEETMSSLLTVIQSSSQSQLGSQQYSECPVSEWNSGGSSTTSATSSNGQIKNKGQLDQKLMDQEKQTQHNVFSAVNPLASSFTSSITSSLASSIGSDSSSPTTLSTMNAKATPFYPGSNTVESVIGSALDLNFSDINVASLDKEFEEQDNSVGLASQRVLGGSAPVNIPGSLARSSSFNSSSSLSTSPLSSLSQSLSQSLLSGTLSQQNQPSNMLAKQEHGLLGTPTSSSQNSLGLNGGASSIWDFVSGSFSPSPSPVFSSLTSGTSSADLARLFRDLDEAKRKIKQWEEAWHQVKQAFEACQKDAHEAKEQAKTAETERQLAEQKWEETERKLKELQGDFDVLCRTPGTPLLRNYGELDELPMSKLHSIQSQLRNDLDLIDGVIYQLQSKKCIVCQKHDRCIVLQPCQHYVLCETCAPSKTECPYCRTKILKW from the exons ATGCCGTCTGTTTCGAAAACGGCGGCCAATGCGTCTCCTCAAACCGAGAAACCGACCCACTATAC ATACTTGAAGGAGTTCAGGACAGAGCAGTGTCCGTTGTTCCTCCAGCACAAGTGTACGCAGCACAGACCCTTTACGTGCTTTCATTGGCATTTTCTCAACCAGCGGCGTAGACGACCCATTAGAAGAAGAGACGGAACTTTTAACTACAGCCCGGACGTGTACTGCACGAAATACGACGAGACCACAGGCATTTGCCCAGATGGGGATGA CTGTCCTTATTTACACCGGACAACTGGTGACACAGAGCGCAAGTACCATCTACGCTATTACAAGACTGGCACTTGTATCCATGAGACAGATGCTCGAGGGCATTGTGTGAAGAATGGCCTCCACTGTGCGTTTGCTCATGGGCCACATGATCTCCGACCTCCAGTCTATGATATCAG AGAGATTCAAGCACAAGAGGCCCTTCAAAATGGACAGTTGGGATCTGGGGAAGGTATTCCTGATCTGCAGCCTGGTGTATTAGCCAGCCAAGCTATGATTGAGAAAACCCTGACAGAAGACCCCCGGTGGCAAG ATACCAACTTTGTTTTAGCCAACTATAAAACAGATCAGTGTACTAAGCCCCCAAGACTATGCAGACAGGGCTACGCTTGCCCCCACTACCACAACAGTAGAGATCGAAGACGAAATCCTAGAAAGTTCAAATATAG GTCAACTCCCTGCCCTAATGTGAAACATGGGGATGAATGGGGCGAACCCTCAAAGTGTGACAGTGGAGACAGTTGCCAGTATTGTCACTCTCGCACTGAACAGCAGTTTCACCCAGAG ATCTACAAATCTACCAAATGCAATGATATGAGACAAACAGGATACTGCCCCAGAGGACCGTTTTGTGCATTTGCACATGTAGAAA gAATTCCCTCTACAGAGGAGACCATGAGCTCATTGCTAACAGTGATTCAGTCAAGTTCACAGTCCCAGCTGGGCTCTCAGCAGTATTCAGAGTGTCCAGTCAGTGAGTGGAACAGTGGAGGCAGCTCCACCACCAGCGCAACCAGTAGCAACGGACAA ATTAAGAACAAGGGGCAGTTGGATCAGAAATTGATGGACCAAGAAAAACAG acaCAGCATAATGTATTCTCTGCGGTTAACCCTTTGGCATCAAGCTTTACCTCCAGTATAACATCCAGCTTGGCCTCTAGTATTGGCTCCGATAGTTCTTCACCCACCACCTTATCAACAATGAATGCAAAAGCCACTCCTTTCTATCCAGGGAGCAACACAGTGGAGTCTGTCATAG GATCCGCTCTGGACCTTAACTTCAGTGACATTAATGTTGCATCTCTTGATAAGGAGTTTGAGGAGCAAGACAACAGTGTAGGATTGGCAA GTCAAAGGGTGCTAGGTGGATCTGCTCCAGTTAACATTCCTGGCTCGCTGGCACGATCGTCTTCTTTTAATTCCTCGTCTTCGCTCTCCACCTCCCCGCTAAGCTCCCTCTCCCAGTCGCTGTCGCAGTCCCTGCTGTCTGGGACACTATCGCAGCAAAATCAACCTTCAAACATGTTAGCCAAGCAAGAGCATGGCCTCCTGGGAACACCCACCTCTTCTTCCCAGAATTCTTTGG GCTTGAATGGAGGGGCTAGCAGCATTTGGGACTTTGTAAGTGGCAGCTTTTCACCGAGTCCATCTCCAGTTTTCAGCAGCCTAACCTCTGGAACCAGCAGTGCTGATCTGGCCCGCCTTTTTAGAGATCTGGACGAGGCCaagaggaaaataaaacaatggGAGGAGGCCTGGCATCAGGTCAAACAA GCCTTTGAAGCTTGCCAGAAAGACGCTCATGAAGCAAAGGAACAAGCAAAAACGGCCGAGACAGAGCGGCAGCTGGCAGAACAAAAATGGGAGGAAACAGAGCGCAAACTGAAGGAGCTCCAAGGGGACTTTGATGTGCTTTGTCGTACCCCTGGAACACCTCTTCTACGTAACTATGGAGAGCTGGATGAGCTCCCCATGTCAAAGCTTCACTCCATCCAGAGTCAGCTGCGTAATGACCTAGACCTTATAGACGGG GTAATATATCAGCTTCAGTCAAAGAAATGTATAGTTTGCCAAAAGCATGATCGTTGCATTGTTCTGCAGCCTTGCCAACATTATGTACTATGTGAGACCTGTGCACCTAGTAAAACAGAATGTCCCTACTGTAGAACAAAAATATTGAAGTGGTGA